GGTTTGCATCACTACCACGCCTCATGGCGATTCTTTTTTTCGCACTTGTTTGTTCAGTACCGCTACACGCTGCAACAGACCCCACAATAACTGGACTGTTTACGGTCGTTGCTACACCTAGCGTTCAGGTTGATGCTTCAGATGCTGCTTTACGCAGCCGTGCAGTTCAGATTGATGTTGGACAGCTCCTCGGTAAACAACCGATCACTACCCCTAGCGATTTGCAACAACCGCCTGCATTGATCAGTCAGGAAACCATTACCCTGAATCTTTTCGATGACAGTATTTTTCAAGTCAAACAGAAGAAGCGTTATCACAACGATTCAGGCAGCACGACTTGGGTTGGGGAAGTGGAAAATATTCCGGGAAGCACGGTTATTTTCGTTATTCAGAAAGGCAGTTTTGTTTACGGTTCTGCTGAAATCCCACGACGTGGCAAATTCTCAATCCGTCCGGTAGGAAATGATCTGCACGTTATTGAACAGATCAGGGATATAGCCATCCTCTCTGGTGAAAGTGATATACGCATACCTGAAAATATTCAAACGAAGATTAATACACTGGCAGGCGGTTCTGTCGCCATTTCCAATGATGATGGCTCAATCATTGATGTCTACGTGGCTTATGACCAAGATGACAGTGGCGGAAAGGTAACACCAGCAAATGCACAAGCTTATGCAGAGCTATTCATTGCCTATACCAATCAGGCTTATGAAAATAGCAATATTAATCAGCGGGTTTGGCTGGTTGGTGGTGTGGATGGTTTTAACCATACGAATAGCGATTTGGGTACTGCTCTTGATGCCGCAACTGATGGAAGTATTTCGGGGCTGCATGGCAAGCGTAATGAATATCATGCGGATCTTGTTGTGTTTTTTACACCTTATGTAAGTTCATCATGCGGTGGTTTAGCTTGGTTACAAACTATAAATAATAATGTTGGCTGGGAAGATTATGGATTTTCAGCCATGAATGCCTGTTCATTTGGACAATCCGTTTTTGCTCATGAGTTAGGCCACAATATGGGTAGTCGTCATGATTGGTATATGGATAGTGACACAACTCCGGCTAGTATTGGGCATGGTTATGTGCATATTGATGGCGTTAACAGTTTCCGCACCATTATGTCATACGGCAATCGTTGTAATGCATTAGGCATAGGCACTTGCGATAGGATTGCACATTTTTCTAACCCCAATGTTAATTATAATGATGTTCCAACTGGCGTTCCTAGTGGCACGAGTACCAGTTGTGCTGAGGGGCAGGCAAACCCAGCAGTTGAGTGTGATGCAGATAATGGAACAAATTTCAATACAAAAGCAGCCACCACTGCTAAGTTTCGTGATAGCCGTTTGACCTGGACTGGTGCAGTCAGCTCAGACTGGTCAACCGCAGGGAACTGGACAATTAATGAAGGCGCTCCCGGTTCAACTACCGCAGTGAATCGAGTACCACGCTCTTATGATAATGTTTATATACCCAGTGGTCTTGGGCGTTATCCGACTGTTTCAACTGGCTCAGTGAATGCGCGTGAGCTGGTGATTGCTAACGGTGCAACTTTGAATATGAGTGGGGGAACACTCACTGTCGGTTGGAGCTGGGAAGATGCCGGAGGATTCAATGCAACGGGTGGCACAGTCATTCTCAGTGGCTCCATTGGTATTGGCATTACATCTTCATCAGCTTTCAGGAATGTACAAATCGGCAGTGGTGCAGACACCAGCGAAGTAACGTTGGAAAGCAACCTGAATATTGATGGCAACCTCCAAATCAGTGCTGGAGCAACCCTTAATGCCGCCACCTTCACAATTAATGTTGCAGGCAATTGGCAAGAAAATACCCCAACAGGATTTCAGAAAGGCACTAGCACCGTCATATTTGATGGTTCTAGTCAAGCAGTTAACAAGATCACCAATTCTTCTGTATTGAATGAAGATTTTAGTGAAGGAGATGGGCAAGGTTGTTGTAATACAGCTTATTTGCCTTCTAGCTGGACAGAACAAGGTCCTTGGTATGGTGGTCAATTAGGTAGTAGTGGCGTGGCAGTTGCTGCCGGAAATGGATGGCTACATTCAAATGCCGTTTCATTAAATAGTGGTGTAACATATACTTTAACGTTTGATTTTAACCAAGATGGTTCAAATTCAGATATATTGCGGGTTTATTATGGGTCTAATGCAAACTCGGTCAACATGACTACTTTGATTGGTACAAGAACCGCTACTGGTTCAGCAAATTTTACTTTCACGGTTCCTTCTAGCGGTACTTATTACATAGGATTCCATCATGATGGTGTCGACTGGTCATATATGGATAATGTTTCACTGGCAGGGTCAGCCGGAATCACATTCCATAATG
The DNA window shown above is from Candidatus Thiothrix sulfatifontis and carries:
- a CDS encoding M12 family metallo-peptidase; this encodes MAIKWFASLPRLMAILFFALVCSVPLHAATDPTITGLFTVVATPSVQVDASDAALRSRAVQIDVGQLLGKQPITTPSDLQQPPALISQETITLNLFDDSIFQVKQKKRYHNDSGSTTWVGEVENIPGSTVIFVIQKGSFVYGSAEIPRRGKFSIRPVGNDLHVIEQIRDIAILSGESDIRIPENIQTKINTLAGGSVAISNDDGSIIDVYVAYDQDDSGGKVTPANAQAYAELFIAYTNQAYENSNINQRVWLVGGVDGFNHTNSDLGTALDAATDGSISGLHGKRNEYHADLVVFFTPYVSSSCGGLAWLQTINNNVGWEDYGFSAMNACSFGQSVFAHELGHNMGSRHDWYMDSDTTPASIGHGYVHIDGVNSFRTIMSYGNRCNALGIGTCDRIAHFSNPNVNYNDVPTGVPSGTSTSCAEGQANPAVECDADNGTNFNTKAATTAKFRDSRLTWTGAVSSDWSTAGNWTINEGAPGSTTAVNRVPRSYDNVYIPSGLGRYPTVSTGSVNARELVIANGATLNMSGGTLTVGWSWEDAGGFNATGGTVILSGSIGIGITSSSAFRNVQIGSGADTSEVTLESNLNIDGNLQISAGATLNAATFTINVAGNWQENTPTGFQKGTSTVIFDGSSQAVNKITNSSVLNEDFSEGDGQGCCNTAYLPSSWTEQGPWYGGQLGSSGVAVAAGNGWLHSNAVSLNSGVTYTLTFDFNQDGSNSDILRVYYGSNANSVNMTTLIGTRTATGSANFTFTVPSSGTYYIGFHHDGVDWSYMDNVSLAGSAGITFHNVQVISGTTTFNGNVNFGNNLQTSNGATADFSTHAVTVEGGVTNNGGIKQTKTTANSTTTEFARIKNAAGTSDKYFGVEITPSSGSMGSTTVEVKGNQKCAASGPPATGVNRCYLVTPTTNQTSATRFYYRAAESNGNTTPNVYLQTGGSWTSQTTSARGGSGEAVFATSSGLTAYGTFALSENVADQDGDGISDASDNCPTESNPDQINTDGDSKGNECDDDDDNDGMPDTWETEYDFDTLHASDAALDTDGDGLTNLQEYQQGKNPTDPSDGVNNPSAVNIIPIIMDMLLD